In the genome of Candidatus Binatus sp., the window GAAGGATCCTGACAATAAGCTCAATCTGCCGATCTGGATTGGTCCGCTGGAAGCCACCGCGATGGCGACCGAGCTCGAAGGAATCAAGCCGCAGCGTCCGATGACGCACGACCTGCTGCGCAATCTACTGACGGAGTTTGGCGCGACGGTTGAAGCGGCGGAGATCACCGAGCTGCGCGACAATACCTACTTCGCGCGAATCCAGTTGAAATCGCGCGAGGGCAGGGCGTTCGAGCTCGATTCGCGGCCGAGCGACGCGATAGCACTTGCATTGCGCACCAAGTCGCCAATCTACGTCGCGAAGCAAGTGCTCGAGGCGTCGAGCGAGCTGCACGAATCGCAGGGCGAGCCGCAGCAGCAGGCCTCCGAGCAGAATCTCGCCGGCGTGTCGCGCGACAAGTGGTCCGAAATTCTCGAACGGATGGCGCCCGAAGATTTCAAGTACAAGATGTGAGCGCGTAGCGCTCGCCGCTGACTCATTCGATCCTGGCCCGGGCGGCGCCCGCCGGAGCATCTGATGCCGCCGACTACTCATCGCCGAAAAACCACCCAGCGAAAAATCACCCAGAAGGAACTCAAGCAGCCCGACGAGTTCACGACGCTCGCCGAGAGCGTGCAGAATTTCATTCTCGGCAATCTCAACCAGGTCTTCATCTCGCTCGGAATCGTCGCTGCGATCGGCGCCGTCGTCATCGCGGTCTATTACTACGAGCAGCATCGCGACGCCGTCGCTTCGACGCAGTTCTACACCGCGCTGACGCAGTTGAAAGGCGGGCAATACAAAGCGGCCGAAGCGCAATTCAAAAAGCTCGCGGACGAAGAGCCGGGGCGCCGCCTCGGACGTCTCGCGCGATTCTACACCGCGAGCGCGTACCTCGGTGACGGCGATCTGCCGCGTGCGCGCGATACGCTCGTCGCGTTTCTCGCCGAGGAGCGCGACCCGCTGTTCACCGGCCTCGCGCTCACCAATCTCGCCGTCGTTTACGAGCGGATGGGCGATTGGAAGAAAGCCGGCGGCGCTTATCGACAGGCCGCCGGGATCGACGGACCCGAGCAGATGCGCTCGCAACTCGGCGTCGCCCGGATGCTCGCGAAGATGGGCGACAAGCAGGATGCGATTACGGCTTACCGCGGCTTCCTGATGGCGCATCCGTATGCGCAACAGCGCGAGGATGTGCTCGCGTCGCTCGCGCTGCTGGGCGCTCCCGCAGTTCCACCGCCTCCCGCGATCGCGACGACTAAATGAAGAGATTCCCTCGAATACACTCCGTTCCGCCTCGGGGGACTAATCGATAGCGATTCGGCCCTCCGGCCCGAATCGGCTCCGCGTCGCTCGCGCGTCGCGAAAGCTCCGCCTAAGGAGATTCCCTCGAATACTCTGCGTTCCGCCTCGAGGCCCGCGGCCCCAGGCGCAAGCAGCACTTTGAATTCTCTATTTTTTTCCACTACTAACAGCGCGTAGCGCGCATCTTTCTACTCGACGATTCGAGCGCGCAGCCGGCTACACGTTTTTTGCCCCAGGAAGCGCGAAACCCGTGAGGGGTTTCGCATTCTGCTCTTTCCGAGCGCCGACTCGCGCTCTCCTGATCCTCCGGCTACTTCCCCGCGCTCGTTTTCGCCGCCAGTTCCGAATCAATCACGAAATCCACGATCTTGTTGTCGGGCAATCCCACCACCGGGATGCCGTTGATCAAAAACGTCGGCGTCGAACTCACCTTGACCAGCGCGCCGTCGATTTGATCCTGCTGGATGCGCTCGGCGGTCTGCTTGCTGTCCATGCACGCCTTCAACGAAGCGTCGTCGAGCTTCTGGCTGCCCACGATCTTGTCGACGTGATCCTGAACATTCTGCGCGGTGATCGATCCCTGGTTGGTGTAGAAGTAGCGCGCGAACTGCCAGAAGGCCTCGGGATTCTGCAAGCGGGCGCATTCGGCGGCGGCCGCGGCCTTCATCGCCCACGGATGCACATTCAGCGGATAATTCTTATACACGACCTTTATCTTTCCCTTGTAGTTGGTGCTGGCGATCGTCTCGAGCACGCTGAATGCGTGCGCGCAGTACGGGCACTCGAAGTCGGCGAACTCGACGATGGTCACGGGCGCGTCCGCAGGCCCCAGCGTCGGGCGATCGTCGAGATGAATCTGGCTCATACTCATGCGTCCCCACGGCTCGCCGCTCATGTCGATATAAGTGCCGATAATGCCCTTGGTCTCGGCCTTGTCGGAGAAGAGGATGGTGCTGATGCTCTGGCCCTTGTCGTTGCTGACGGTAAGCGGGCGCGCGTAG includes:
- a CDS encoding bifunctional nuclease family protein, with product MSAHREDFILMMVGGITIDPSTKMPIVVLKDPDNKLNLPIWIGPLEATAMATELEGIKPQRPMTHDLLRNLLTEFGATVEAAEITELRDNTYFARIQLKSREGRAFELDSRPSDAIALALRTKSPIYVAKQVLEASSELHESQGEPQQQASEQNLAGVSRDKWSEILERMAPEDFKYKM
- a CDS encoding tetratricopeptide repeat protein; protein product: MPPTTHRRKTTQRKITQKELKQPDEFTTLAESVQNFILGNLNQVFISLGIVAAIGAVVIAVYYYEQHRDAVASTQFYTALTQLKGGQYKAAEAQFKKLADEEPGRRLGRLARFYTASAYLGDGDLPRARDTLVAFLAEERDPLFTGLALTNLAVVYERMGDWKKAGGAYRQAAGIDGPEQMRSQLGVARMLAKMGDKQDAITAYRGFLMAHPYAQQREDVLASLALLGAPAVPPPPAIATTK
- a CDS encoding thioredoxin domain-containing protein, which gives rise to MRTPNLLIRSRRLIASSVIVIVVGIVTMPWDARAASPAPSPAATAGTRDPALIAFLQKHFKIPNPDLIKLGPVSETPIKGIYARPLTVSNDKGQSISTILFSDKAETKGIIGTYIDMSGEPWGRMSMSQIHLDDRPTLGPADAPVTIVEFADFECPYCAHAFSVLETIASTNYKGKIKVVYKNYPLNVHPWAMKAAAAAECARLQNPEAFWQFARYFYTNQGSITAQNVQDHVDKIVGSQKLDDASLKACMDSKQTAERIQQDQIDGALVKVSSTPTFLINGIPVVGLPDNKIVDFVIDSELAAKTSAGK